Genomic segment of Pseudomonas sp. DY-1:
GGAGGTGACCTGGTAGAGCAGCGGGCGATCGACCGGCGTGCGGCGCTCGAGGCGGAAGTCCGCCCGCGGGCGCACACCCTCCTCGCCCGTCTCGGCCACATCCAGGCCAAACAGCCACGGCCTGCCGCTGGGCTGCATGACAATGCTGTAGCGCAGTGGCTCACCTTCCCGACGCCAGACCGCCTCCTGGCCGAACTGGGAAGTGAGAGATTGGGACCAGCGGCGCCCATCAAATCGCTCAAGGGTCAGCGCGCGCCAGTAGAGCTGGCTCATGGGCGGCACCGGACCTTCGAAGCTGGCGCGGAAAGCCAGGTCGCCGGAGCGGCTGAGTTCGGCGATATCCGCTGGACTCATCGCATCCGCCAGGCCGGTAACCCCCTTGTCACTCGGCAGGGGCAGCGACCACAGCGGCCCCAGGCGCGGAAAGAACATGAACAGCAACAGCATCAGCGGCACCGCCTGTAGCAACAGGCTGCCCGCCGCCTTCAACGGCACCAGCGGGCGTTCAGCGAAGCGGCTCTGCTGCAACCCCACCAGGGAGGCCAGCAATGCGCAAAGGGGCAGCAGGCTGTAGAGCCCGGCCAGCATGCCGTCGTTGAACAGATAGGCGGTGACCTGGGTGAAGAACCCGAGGAGCACCAGCACCAGGGCATCACGCTGGGTGCGCAGTTCCACCAGTTTGAGGATGAACACCGCCACCAGCAGCACGACCGCCGCCTCCAGCCCAACCAGCGTGCCCCTGGAGAAGAATACGCCCAGCGCGACCGCGAGGATCAGCGCGGCCTTGATCGTGCCGCTGGGGTACTGCGCACGCATGCGGAATATCCGGATGCGCCATCCAGCACAGCCCAACCACATTGCAATGATCCACAACGGCAGGTAGGGCAGATGCGGCAGGATCACCAGCACCTGCGCCACCAGCAGCCAGGTCAGGCCGATCCGGGTAATGGGCAGGCCGGCCTTCATCGCGCCCCCCCGAACAGGGCCAGGGCCCGCAGGCAGGCTTCGCGGTGGGCATCACCGGTGTCGGCGCCCAGCTCCTGGCCCCCCAGGCGCAGGCCGAAGGGTTGGCCACGGGAAGAAAACTGCAACACCCAGTAGCAGAGCAGACCCAACCGCTGCTCCAGATCGCCGTCCAGCCGATCGAGGTCGAGCCAGACATCACGCCCGGACAGGGCGGCGAAGTCCTTTACGAACAGCCCCTGGCCGCGAGAAAAGGCCTTCCAGTGCAAGCGGCGACGCGAATCGCCCGGCTGGTAGGCGCGCAGCCCCTGGTAGTCGTCCGCCCCGGCACCGAGCACATGCTGGCCTTCGTCGCCGTCATCATCGCCACGGCCAGGCATCAGCGGCAGATCGCCCTCCAGCGGGCGCGGATAGACCAACAGGGCCTGGTCCAGATCCACCCAGCTCCACGCCACCAGCAACCCGAGCGGATAACGGCTTTCGACGCGCAGGCGTCGGGGCCGCAGCCAGCCACGCCGTCCGGTAGGCAAGTGCAACTCCACCTCGCAGGCGCCATTGGCGGCTACGTCCTGCACCTGCAACGGCAAGGGCGGCCAACCCAGCGCGACGGCCTGGTGCTCCCGGCCGCTGCTTTCCAGCGTGACGTGGAAGTGCGCTTGCTCGCCGAGGAAAACGGGCGCACCACCCGCTGCCTTGAGGTTCAGCCCCGAAAGGTTGCGGAAGGTGTGCAGGATGGCCACCAGGAATACCGACAGCA
This window contains:
- a CDS encoding DUF58 domain-containing protein, with protein sequence MLEVQVDRWLARRIPPANQVRLDQRRIFILPTRAGAAFGLALVPMLLVAINYQNSLAYALTFLLLSVFLVAILHTFRNLSGLNLKAAGGAPVFLGEQAHFHVTLESSGREHQAVALGWPPLPLQVQDVAANGACEVELHLPTGRRGWLRPRRLRVESRYPLGLLVAWSWVDLDQALLVYPRPLEGDLPLMPGRGDDDGDEGQHVLGAGADDYQGLRAYQPGDSRRRLHWKAFSRGQGLFVKDFAALSGRDVWLDLDRLDGDLEQRLGLLCYWVLQFSSRGQPFGLRLGGQELGADTGDAHREACLRALALFGGAR